In Oscillatoria acuminata PCC 6304, a single window of DNA contains:
- a CDS encoding Rpn family recombination-promoting nuclease/putative transposase, translating into MRTDTLFYKLFQTFPQLLFEIIGEAPEQATAYQFSSREIKELARRFDGIFLPSERATNLPIYFVEVQFQSKSDFYWRFFTEIFVYLGQYKPNNDWCAVAVFASRNLDPGVPNQYRGLLMSKQVKFVYLDEVAMPAEPSLGLGIVELIVGSRDKAIAQTNQLLQQAKQEIDDAALQLKVVELIETVILYKFTELTREELEAMFGLEDLKQTRFYQQAKEEGKEEGKLEGKLEGQQEGKIQGKLESIPGLLAIGLSVEQIAAALGLDVEIVRQVAQGQSNS; encoded by the coding sequence ATGAGAACAGATACCCTATTTTACAAACTCTTTCAGACCTTCCCCCAATTACTGTTTGAAATCATAGGGGAGGCTCCCGAACAGGCAACCGCTTATCAGTTTTCTTCACGGGAAATCAAAGAACTCGCTCGCCGGTTTGATGGGATATTTTTGCCTAGTGAAAGAGCCACCAACCTGCCTATTTACTTTGTAGAGGTTCAGTTTCAGTCAAAATCTGACTTTTACTGGCGATTCTTTACCGAAATTTTCGTTTATCTGGGACAATACAAACCGAACAACGATTGGTGTGCGGTGGCGGTGTTTGCCTCGCGCAATTTAGATCCGGGAGTGCCGAACCAGTATCGGGGATTGCTGATGAGCAAACAAGTCAAGTTTGTCTACTTGGATGAAGTCGCGATGCCAGCAGAACCCTCACTGGGTTTGGGAATTGTAGAATTGATTGTGGGAAGTAGAGACAAGGCGATCGCTCAAACGAACCAACTGCTACAGCAGGCAAAGCAGGAAATCGACGATGCCGCACTCCAGCTAAAAGTTGTAGAATTAATAGAAACCGTCATCCTGTACAAGTTTACCGAGTTAACGCGGGAGGAGTTAGAGGCGATGTTTGGATTAGAGGATTTAAAACAGACGAGATTCTACCAACAAGCGAAAGAGGAAGGTAAGGAAGAAGGCAAACTCGAAGGCAAGCTCGAAGGTCAACAAGAAGGAAAAATTCAAGGTAAGTTAGAATCCATACCGGGGTTGTTGGCGATCGGGTTAAGTGTCGAACAAATTGCCGCAGCGTTGGGGTTGGATGTGGAGATCGTTCGGCAGGTGGCACAAGGACAGTCTAATTCATAG
- a CDS encoding DUF6887 family protein: protein MNPKFDLMSREELKAYLLSHRDDLEALEALVKRRSPDAEATWYPAPLTEETIRISEEAIQRRIEAGDRPSQNFTS from the coding sequence ATGAATCCGAAATTTGACCTGATGTCCCGAGAGGAATTAAAAGCCTATTTATTGTCCCATCGAGACGATTTAGAAGCATTAGAGGCTTTAGTGAAGCGGCGGAGTCCGGATGCGGAAGCAACCTGGTATCCGGCACCTTTAACTGAAGAAACTATCCGCATTTCTGAAGAGGCAATTCAGCGGCGGATTGAAGCAGGCGATCGGCCTTCTCAAAATTTTACCAGTTAG
- a CDS encoding DUF6888 family protein translates to MEETAINPTNEQAQACLRVCQMLSNGLRDIHLFRYNPQKGYAYILAGDDLEVIVTSSGEWRFIDESEI, encoded by the coding sequence ATGGAGGAAACTGCGATTAACCCAACGAATGAGCAAGCACAAGCCTGTCTGAGAGTTTGCCAAATGTTATCGAATGGATTGAGGGATATCCATTTATTTCGGTATAACCCTCAAAAGGGATATGCTTACATTTTAGCCGGGGATGATTTAGAAGTGATTGTTACGTCCAGTGGAGAATGGAGGTTTATTGATGAATCCGAAATTTGA
- the wecB gene encoding non-hydrolyzing UDP-N-acetylglucosamine 2-epimerase — translation MLNSPLKIVIALGTRPEAIKLAPVIQAFRRSPDFTTQVILTGQHREMVAQVMHLFDLQADCDLGIMKHQQTLTDITCGSLQGLQEFLQETTPNLLIVQGDTTTAFAGALAAFYQKIAIGHVEAGLRTDELFNPYPEEANRRLISQLAQLHFAPTTKAVENLQRSGVTGDIHLTGNTVIDALLSVASRHPDCPIPGLDWQQYRVLLATVHRRENWGEPLTGIAQGFLKTLDEFPDTALLLPLHKNPTVREPLQEMLGNHPRVFLTEPLDYAELVGAMQRCYLLLTDSGGLQEEAPALGKPVLVLRETTERPEAIEAGTAKLVGTDSLEIFTAASALLKDKDFYQKMATAVNPFGDGHASEKIVEIVRKYLN, via the coding sequence ATGCTAAACTCTCCCCTGAAAATTGTGATTGCCCTGGGAACCCGTCCTGAAGCGATTAAACTGGCCCCGGTGATCCAGGCATTCCGGCGATCGCCCGATTTTACGACCCAAGTTATCTTAACCGGCCAACATCGGGAAATGGTGGCGCAAGTCATGCACCTGTTCGACTTGCAGGCCGACTGCGACTTGGGAATCATGAAACATCAGCAAACCCTCACGGACATCACCTGTGGGAGTTTACAGGGACTGCAAGAGTTCTTGCAAGAGACTACCCCAAATTTGTTAATCGTTCAAGGGGATACCACTACCGCCTTTGCTGGCGCTTTAGCTGCGTTTTATCAAAAAATTGCGATCGGTCACGTTGAAGCCGGTTTAAGGACCGATGAGTTATTCAATCCCTATCCCGAAGAAGCCAATCGCCGGTTAATTTCCCAACTGGCGCAACTGCATTTTGCCCCCACCACCAAAGCGGTAGAAAATTTACAGCGATCGGGCGTCACCGGAGACATTCACCTCACCGGAAACACCGTCATTGATGCCTTACTCTCCGTCGCCTCCCGCCATCCCGACTGTCCCATCCCCGGCTTAGATTGGCAACAATATCGCGTCCTCCTCGCCACGGTTCACCGCCGCGAAAATTGGGGCGAACCCCTAACGGGAATTGCCCAAGGATTTCTAAAAACATTGGATGAATTTCCCGATACCGCCTTACTGTTACCCCTCCATAAAAATCCCACCGTCCGCGAACCGTTACAAGAGATGTTAGGCAATCATCCCCGGGTATTTTTAACGGAACCGTTAGACTATGCGGAATTAGTCGGTGCCATGCAACGGTGCTATTTGCTATTAACCGATTCCGGTGGATTGCAAGAGGAAGCCCCGGCATTAGGGAAACCCGTTTTGGTGTTAAGAGAAACCACAGAACGCCCCGAGGCGATCGAAGCCGGTACAGCCAAATTAGTCGGCACCGATTCCCTGGAGATTTTCACAGCCGCCAGTGCCTTGTTAAAAGACAAGGATTTCTATCAAAAAATGGCCACCGCAGTTAATCCATTTGGAGATGGCCATGCGTCGGAAAAAATAGTAGAAATTGTGCGGAAGTATTTGAACTAG